Genomic DNA from Acidimicrobiales bacterium:
CGACTTCCTTCGCGACGTCGTCGGCGTTCGACCCGACGAGTCCGGCGGCACACACGAGGATCAACGGCTCGGACGACAGATCGATGTGCTTCTTGTCTTCGGTGATGTCGCAGGCGATGGACTTGTAGCAGAGCTCCGACAGCTTGATGCGAAGCTCGCGTGCCGCAACCGCGTTGGCGCCATTGCCGACCATTGCCCAGTAGCGGCGGCTCGGCGCGTGCCGATCGGCGGCGGCGGCGATCTCCGGACGCTTGGCGAGCGTGGCAGTCATGGCCGCCGGGAGCGCACGCAGCCCGGCCAACACCGATTGGCGCTCGGCGGCCGTTCGACCGGTCGCCTTGGTGCCGTCCGACGAACCGGCGCCCATCAGCTGCGACACACCCTCCGCCAGCAAGAAGCCGGCGGCGATCTGGGCGTAGAACGCCTTGGTGGATGCCACGCTCATCTCGACGTCGCGACCATCGGAGGTGTAGAGAACACCGTCGGACTTGTCGACCAGGTCGCTGCCACGACGGTTCACGATGGCGAGCACGATGGCGCCGCGTCCGTGCAGGAGGTCGACCGTCCGGTTCGTATCGGTCGTGGTGCCGGATTGGCTGATGGCGACGACGAGCACATCGGACATGTCGTCGGCCAGCTGGAAGCCAGAGAGCTCGGTTGCGGTGATGGCCCGGACGGGGATGTTCATCCCCTCGAGCATCCACTCGAACGCAGAGGCGACGGCTTGGCCGGCGACGGCGGCGGTGCCCTGACCGATCACTTCGACCCGGCGGATCGAGCCGGACCGAAGGCGGGCAGCAACGGCGTCGTTCATGGTTTCATCGGGCAGACGCACGCTGAGCGTGCCGTCGGTCTCGATCAGACGGCCGCGCAGGGTCTTCGCGAACGAACCCGGCGATTCGGAGATCTCCTTGAGCAGGAAGTGAGGGGCGTCGCCTCGATCGATGTCACGGGTGGTGACCTCGGGGGTCTTCCACTCGACCTCGTCGACCGGAAGCTCGGTGCCGTCGTACGACATGCGGCTCAGCCCGTTGCGATTACCGGCCATGGCGCCGCGGATCCGGATGATCTGCCCCTGGCTTCCCGTGGGGTTGTCGGGATCCGATGGGGTTTCGCCATCCATCCGCAGGTACAGGCTGGCGTCTTCGACGACGCCGTAGGGCTCGGAGGCGATCACGAACGCGTCTTCGGCCAGGCCGACGAACACACCCTGACCCGAGCCACGGAGCGCGAGATGGAGGTCACCGGGCTCGGCCGTGGTCGAGATCCCGATGGCGACCGAGCCCTCGAACTGGGACACGGCCGAACGAACGGCCTCGTCGAGATCGAGTCCCTCGGCCAGACCGCGGGACACCATCGTGGGGATCACCTTGGCGTCGGTGGTGATCTCACCGGCGATCGCCAACTTCTCGAGGGCGATGAGGTCGGCGAAGTTGTCGACGTCGCCGTTGAGCGTGGCCGTGACGTAGGGAGCGTCGGTGCTTCCCACCTCGTCGGAGTTGACCGGGTGGGCATTTGGCTCGGAGATGATGCCGACCGATGCCCAGCGGGTGTGCCCGAGCACGGTCACCTCGGCCGCCTCGTTGGCCAGCGCAGCAGCGAGCAATTCGTCGGATGCGATACCGGCCCGCATCGCCTTGGTGTTGTCGCCAAGTTCGCCGATCTCGGCCGCCGCCTTGTAGACGAGGCTGAGGTGGCCGTCGGGGGTGCGGACGGCGCCGCTGGTGAAGAGCGGGTCGTTGGCGCGCTCGGTCATCAACGACGCGAACTGGGGATGCTCGAGGTCGAGACCGTGGTGCCGGACGAGCAGGTGAAGACCGGCGCTGTCGCGGCCACGTACCTCGAGCCGGTCGAGTGAGCTGAGGGCCTGTTGGATGCTCATGAACGCAGCAATGGCTGCGTCCGATGGTGAGGGGCCGGCCAGCGCAGCAACTTCGGTCGCCATGCGCAGACGGTCGCGCTCGATCGCCCAAGCACCATCCTTCGCTGCGATCAGTGCGGAGTTGATGGCCTCGAGATCGTGGTACTCGTGGCCATGGTCGAACAGGTGCTGCTCGATGGTGGCGAGACGATCGCCGATGAGGGCGATGTCGGAGGCGACGGTGGCCGCCAGACCCTCATGCTGGAGCAGCGCTCGCAGCCCAGCCTCGCCCCGCAGCAGGTGGTCGACAGCGCCGAGTGCCTCGGCCGCCGAGGTCAGGCGGGCCGCCAGATCATCGGCACCGGCCTCGGGAAGCGCCGACGTGGCGGCGGTGACGAGCTGCTGGATCTCGTCGGCCGCAGGGGTTGCCCGCTGGGTTCGACGACGGGCAATGGCGATGATGCCGCACACAGAAATCGGCCTCCTCAATAGGGTCCGTACCCAGTATGGATCGGCTGATCTTCCCTGCCCCTGAGTCGATGTAGGCAATCGGCCTCATCGGGGCGGCGAGTTCATCCTCCGGTAACGAACGACTGGGTGGTTTGCACCAGTTGGGCGCAGATCCGTTCCGCAGTTGCCGCATCGAGATGTTCGACCATGACGCGAATGAGCGGCTCGGTGCCCGATGCTCGCACCAGCACTCGACCCTGCGTTCCCAGCTCCGCCTCCGCCGCCTCGATGTGCGGCGAGAGCTTGGCGAGCAGCTCAGGGTCGCGTGCGGGGAGCCGGACGTTCTTGAGAACCTGCGGGACCGTACTCATGGCGTTCGAGGCCAGCTCGGCAAGCGACGACCCCGACCGCACGACGGCATCGGCAAGCTGGGCCGCCGCCAGTACGCCATCGCCGGTCGTGGCAAGATCCCGGCAGATCACGTGACCCGATTGCTCACCACCGAGCGAGAAGTTGCCGGCGTCGAGCTCGGCCAGCACGTAGCGGTCACCGACGCCGGTCTGGCGTACCTCGATGCCCGCCTCACGCATCGCAAGGTGGAGTCCGAGATTGCTCATGACCGTGACGACGAGGGTGTTGTGGCGCAAACGCCCGCTCGCGGCCCAATCGTTGGCGAGAATGGCCAAGATGTGGTCGCCATCGACGATGGCGCCGGTGTGATCGACGGCGATGAGGCGATCGGCATCGCCGTCGAAGGCGAGCCCCATGTCGGCCGAGTGCTCGACGACCGCCGCCTGCAGCGCCGCCGGGCTGGTCGAGCCACGTTCGAGGTTGATGTTCAAACCATCCGGCTCGTTTCCGATCACCGTGACGTGAGCACCAAGCTCTTCGAAGACCATTGGCCCCACGATGCTCGCCGCGCCGTTCGCACCGTCGAGCACGACCCGAGCGCCGTCGAGCTTGCGCCCGCCCAGCGACTCGACGACCGAATGGACCCAGTCGTCGCATGGATCGTGCGAGGTGATCTCGCCGACTCCAGCACCGGTGGGTGCCGCCGTGGTGTTCGCACCGTCGGTGAGGATGGCGTGGAACCGGGCTTGGATGTCGGCTTCGGCCGCGTCGGACAACTTGATGCCGCCGGCGGCGAAGAGCTTGATGCCGTTGTCGGCGAAGGGATTGTGCGACGCCGAGATCATGGCGCCGGGCAACTGCCGCTCGGCGCAGACCCAGGCCACGGTGGGCGTCGGCACCACGCCCAACAACTCGACCGATGCGCCACTGGCCGCCAGCCCTGCCGCCAGCGCGGCTTCGAGCATCGGCCCCGACCGGCGGGGGTCACGGCCGATCACGAACGTGTCGCCGCCCAAAACGCCAGCGGCGGCACGGCCGAGGGCCAGTGCCACCTCTGGGGTCAGATCAGTATTGGCGACTCCACGTACCCCATCGGTACCGAACGACGGAAGCACCATCGGAGCGAGCGCAGCTCAGCGCTTGGAGTACTGCGGCGCCTTACGGGCCTTCTTGAGGCCGTACTTCTTCGATTCCTTCTTGCGGGGATCACGGGTGAGCAGGCCTTCGGCCTTCACCGCGGTGCGGCATTCCGGGTCGAGGGAGATCAGCGCACGAGCGATGCCGAGGCGGAAGGCGCCAGCCTGACCCGAGAGACCACCACCATCGAGGGTGACGTCGATGTCGTAGGCCTCTTCGGTCTCGGTGACCCGCAGGGGCTCGGTGATGAGCCGGCGGTGCACCGCAGAGGGGAAGTAGTCATCGAACGCCCGGCCATTGGCGGTGATCGTGCCGCTACCGGCGGACACACGAACACGAGCGACAGCCTGCTTGCGCCGGCCGGTGGTCTGGATCAAAGAAGCCATGGTGTCACTTCACCTCTCGGCGTGCGCCGGGAATCTCGAGAACGGTCGGCGACTGGGCGCCGTGGGGGTGCTCCGGGCCTGCGTAGACCTTGAGCTTGGTGGCCATCTGGCTACCGAGCCGGTTCTTCGGCAGCATGCCGGTGATCGACTTACGGACCGTGTCGGCCGGGCGCTTGCCCAGCGACTCGGCATAGCTCAGCGAGGTGAGACCACCCGGATAGCCGGAGTGACGGTGCACCTGCTTCTTCGACGCCTTGTCGGAGGTGAGCACGATCTTCGAAGCATTGACGACGATCACGTGATCGCCCATGTCCATGTGGGGGGCGAAGGTCGGCTTGTGCTTCCCCCGCAGGATGCGAGCGACCTCGGTGGCCATACGACCGAGGGTCATACCCTCGGCATCGACCACGAACCACTGGCGGTCGATCTCGGATTTCTTCGGTGAGTACGTCTTCACGGGGTACCTGCAGTCTTGACAGCAAAAGCCGGGCCGAAACAGCCGAAGAGCAAGCATAGGGTCGCGCGCTGCCCGTCCCAACCGTGCTATGTCCCTTTCGACCGACTTCGTCGATCGGGCCGCCGGCCACCCAAGTCAAACGCCCGAAACGGCGCTCCTCCGTCGCAACCGTGCAACACCTCAGCCGCTTTCGACCGACTTCGTCGATCGGGCCGCCGGCCACCCAAGTCAAACGCCCGAAACGGCGCTCCTCCGTCGCAACCGTGCAACAGCGAGCCCATTCGACCGACTTCGTCGATCGGATCGTTCAGGAGCGGGCGAACGGGTCGTCGGGATAGACGACCGACCACAGGGTGAGACCGTGGGGCGGTGCAGGAGAGACCGCAGCGTTGCGATCGCGGGCAGCCAACACGCCGAGCAGCTCGCCGGCCGACCGGCGCCCCTTGCCGACGGCCACGTGGAAACCGACGATGCTGCGGACCATCTGATGACAGAACGCCGATCCGTCGATCTCGAAGCGAAGGACACCGTCGCCGAGGTCGGTCCAATGGGCCCGGGTCACACGACGCACGAGTGACACCTCGGTGCCATCGTCGCTCTTCGGCCGGCGGCAGAACGACGCGAAGTCGTGCTCTCCGATGATCGGGTCGCAAGCCAGACGCATCGAGGCCACGTTCAGCGGCTCGGGCACCCACCACATCGTGTCGGCGTGGAACGGGCTCGGGTGCTCGGTGTTCAGGACATAGAAGCGGTAGCTGCGTCCGGTCGCAGAGAACCGAGCGCTGAAGTCGTCGGACACCAGCCGGGCGTCTCGGCACACGACCTCCGGTTGGAGCCCCACGTTGATCACCCGAGTGATTCGCTCGGGGTCGGCTTTGGCCTCGGGAACGTCGAGAGAGAGCACCTGACCCCAGGCGTGGACGCCGGCGTCGGTACGGCCCGACATCACGATGTCGGGGTGATAGCCGAGGAACGGACGCAGGGTGTCGGCGATCTCGCCGACGACGGTGCGGACGCCGGCATTCGGCGCCAGCCCACGGAAACGTCCGCCGTGGTAGGCGATCAGCAGCGCAACGCGAACGAGCGGACCCTGAGGTCCGCTCGTTTCGGGAAAGAGACTCAGCGTTTCCACGTCGGTGAGATGGTCGCTGCCGTGACGCTAGGTCATCGTCGGCGGGGCGCCGACGAGGTCAGACCAGCTCGATGCGCGCCATCGGCGCGTTGTCACCCGCTCGTTGACCGATCTTGAGGATCCGGGTGTAGCCCCCGGGCCGATCGGCATAACGAGGACCGACGTCGTCGAACAACTTGGTGGTCATCTCCACGTCGCCGAGGTACGACAGCACCTGACGGTAGTTGTGGAGACCACCCTTCTTCGACTTGGTGATGATGCGCTCGGCGATGGGGCGCATGGCCTTCGCCTTGGCCTCGGTGGTGACGATGCCCTCGGCGGCGACCAGCGACGCAACGAGGTTCGCCATCATCAGCTTCTGGTGTTGTGCAGAGCCGCCGAATCGGCGGGCCTTGCGGGGACGTCCTTGCATCGTCAGCTCCTGGATCCACGAAGCGACAGGCCACGCTCGTCGAGCTTGGCGATCACTTCGTCGAGGGACTTCTGGCCGAAGTTGGTGATGGCCAGCAAGTCGTCTTCGGTCTTGGTCAACAGTTCCCCGATGCTGTTCACCTGCGCACGCTTGAGGCAGTTGCGCGGGCGCTCGGACAGGTCGAGGTCTTCGATCGGCAGATCGAGGTCGGGCGAACCCGACGCAGCGGCGGGTGCTTCGCCCAGGGTGAGGCCCTCGGGCTCGTCGCTCATCTCTTCGACCAGCTGCACCAACGAGCGCAGGGTCGCACCGGCCGAGGCCAGCGATTCACGAGGCGAAATGGCGCCATCGGTCTCGATCTCGAGAATGAGGCGGTCGTAGTTGGTGGACTGCTCGACGCGGGTCGGCTCGACAGTGATCGAGACCCGACGGATCGGGCTGAAGATCGCGTCGATCGGGATGACGCCGATGACGGTGTTGTTGGTCGCGCGGTCCGAACCGATCCAGCCGCGGCCACGCTCGACCACGAGATCGATCGCGATGCGACCCTTGCCGTCGAGCTTGGCGAGGTGGATGTCGCCGTTGAGCAACTCGACCTCGGGAGGGCACGCGATGTCGGCAGCCGTGACGTCGCCGGGGCCGCGGGCATCGAGTCGCAGCGTGGCGGGCTCGTCGCTCGTGCTGGTGACGACGATGTCCTTGAGGTTCAAGATGATGTCGGTGACGTCTTCGACCACACCGGGCAGGGTGTCGAACTCGTGCAGGGCGTCATCGAACCGGACACTGGTGATGGCGGCGCCAGGAACCGAGGACAGCAGCGTGCGACGAAGCGAGTTCCCGAGCGTGTGACCGAAGCCAGGCTCGAGAGGGCCAATCGCAAAGCGACCGGTGTTCGATTCGCCGTCGTCGAGTTGCTCCACGGTGGGGCGCTGAATGATCAGCATGGTGGGATTCCTTCCGGCCAGCTCGGGCGAGGGACTACTTCGAGTACAGCTCGACGATGAGCTGCTCACGCAGCGGAACGTCGATCTGCTCACGCAGGGGTTCGCTGTACACGGTGACCGAGGTGCCGTCGGCAGCCCGGTCGAGCCATGCGGGGGGCGTGCGATCGAGCACGTCCCGGTTCCACTGGATGACGGCGTTCTCGCGGGTCTTCTCCTTGAACTCCACCACGTCGCCCTTGCGGACTCGGTAAGAGGGGATGTTGACACGCTTGCCGTTGACCTTGATGTGGCCGTGGCTCACGAACTGGCGGGCCTGGGCCCGGGTCGAGCACAGCCCGGCGCGGTAGACCACGTTGTCGAGGCGGAGCTCGAGGAAGCGCAGCATGTTCTCACCGGTGACACCGGGGCGACGCTGGGCTTCGTCATAGATCTTGCGGAACTGACGCTCGGTCAGACCGTAGGCGAAGCGGGCCTTCTGCTTCTCCTGGAGCTGGAAGAGATACTCGGTGTTGTTGTTGCCCCGGCGGCGGGTGCGACCGTGCACGCCCGGCGGATACGGCCGCTTCTCGAGTGCCTGGGCTTCACCCCGCGTGTCGAAGATGTTGGTGCCAAGGCGGCGAGAGATGCGAGCGCGGGGCCCGGTGTAACGCGACATTGATCAAACCCTCCGACGCTTCGGCGGCCGGCAGCCGTTGTGGGGAACCGGGGTGACGTCTTTGATGCCCGTCACTTCGATCCCGCTGTTCTGAATGGAGCGGATGGCGGTCTCGCGGCCAGAGCCCGGACCCTTCACCTGGACGTCGACCTTGCGGACGCCGTGCTCCATGGCCCGGCGAGCGGCGGCTTCGGCGGCCATCTGGGCGGCATACGGGGTGCTCTTGCGAGACCCCTTGAAGCCGACGTTGCCGGCCGAGGCCCACGACAGCACGTTGCCGTCCTGGTCGGTGATGGCAACGATGGTGTTGTTGAAGCTCGACTTGATGTGCGCAACGCCGTGCGAGACGTTCTTGCGCTCTTTCTTGCGAGGCCGCCGGCCTCCGGAACTTGGCTTGGCCATGTCTACTTTGCCTTCTTCTTGCCGGCGACGGTGCGCTTCGGGCCCTTGCGGGTGCGGGCATTGGTCTGGGTGCGCTGACCGCGGACCGGCAGGCCCTTGCGGTGACGGATGCCCTGGTGGCTTCCGATCTCCATCTTGCGCTTGATGTCTTGTGACACCCCGCGCCGGAGGTCACCCTCGGTCTTCACGTTGGCGTCGATGTCGGCACGGATGGCCATGACCTCGGCTTCGGTCAGGTCCTTGACCCGAGTCGTGGCGTCGACACCCGTGCGGTCGAGCACCTCGCTCGCCGTGGTGCGGCCTACGCCGAAGATGTAGGTGAGGGAGATGCCCACCTGCTTGTCGCGTGGAATATCAACGCCGGCGATGCGTGCCATATCAGCCTTGCCTCTGCTTGTGACGCGGGTTCTCGCAGATCACCATGACGCGTCCGCGCCGACGAATGACCTTGCAGTTCTCGCACATCTTCTTGACGCTGGGTCGTACCTTCATCGTGCATCCCGTGTCATGGTTGGTTACCTGGTTTTCGGATTGGCATGCCGTGTCGACGCATGGAGCGCCGCACGGGCATCTCACCGCGAGTGGCGAGCGAACTCGCCGACCGGTGAGTCGGAATCGGTGCCTACTTGTAGCGGTAGGTGATGCGTCCACGGGTGAGGTCGTAGGGCGTGAGCTCCACCTGCACCCGGTCGCCCGGAAGAATTCGGATGTAGTGCCGGCGCATCTTGCCTGAGATGTGGCCGAGCACGGTCAGACCGTTTTCGAGTTCGACCCGGAACATGGCGTTCGGGAGCGACTCGACGATGGTGCCCTCGAGGACAATCGCATCTTCCTTGGACTTCGGCAGGACGTTCCTCCTCGACGAGTGGACGACTCTCCGCTCGGATTCCAACCTGATGCCACTGACGCGGTACGTGCTGGAGGAACTCGGAGAGTGAGGCAACCGCAGCGACAATGAGACGCGTCGATGGCCGACCGACCATGCTAGTGGTCGGTGACCCGCGCTCCAACCCTCGTCATCGCACAGTGAGGATCGACAATGCAGCGGCGATGGCACCTGCACCGAATCTTCACCGGGTGTCCGAGCGACCTTCACGGCCATTTCGTACCGTTGGCGGAATGACACCTGTTGTAGCCCGGATGGGCGCCCAAGTGTGGACACCGCGCCTCCTCGTCGTCGAGGACGAGCCGACGATCGCCGAGGCGGTGGTGTTGCGCCTGGTCAGTGAGGGTTTCGATGTGGAGTGTGTCCACGACGGACGCGTGGCGGTCGAGCGTTGCGCCGAGGTCGAGTTCGCACTGATCGTCCTCGACCTCGGGCTTCCCGGGCTCGATGGCATCGAGGTCTGCCGTCGGATCCAGGCGGAGCGGCCGACACCGGTGGTCATGCTCACGGCCCGAGACGACGAGATGGATCTCCTCGTCGGACTCGGCGTGGGCGCCGATGACTACATCACGAAGCCGTTCTCGCCGCGTGAGCTGGTCGCCCGGGTCCGTGCGGTACTCCGCCGGGTCGAGACGGCGCAGGCAGCCGCCGTGGCCGCCCTGACCGACCCCGTCCACTCCCCCGTGCTGAGCATCGGGCGAGTGACGCTCGACCCGGCGCGTCGGCTGGCGCTCGTCGACACCGACCCGGTCCATCTCACCCCGACCGAATTCGACCTCGTGCATCGTCTTGCCCAGGATCACGGTCGGGTGTTCACTCGCGAGGAGTTGCTCTTCGCAGTGTGGGGTTACCGCGACGGCTCAGGCGCCCGCACCGTGGATTCCCACGTGCGTTCGGTGCGCCGCAAACTGGGCGACGACGCCATTC
This window encodes:
- a CDS encoding SIS domain-containing protein, with translation MCGIIAIARRRTQRATPAADEIQQLVTAATSALPEAGADDLAARLTSAAEALGAVDHLLRGEAGLRALLQHEGLAATVASDIALIGDRLATIEQHLFDHGHEYHDLEAINSALIAAKDGAWAIERDRLRMATEVAALAGPSPSDAAIAAFMSIQQALSSLDRLEVRGRDSAGLHLLVRHHGLDLEHPQFASLMTERANDPLFTSGAVRTPDGHLSLVYKAAAEIGELGDNTKAMRAGIASDELLAAALANEAAEVTVLGHTRWASVGIISEPNAHPVNSDEVGSTDAPYVTATLNGDVDNFADLIALEKLAIAGEITTDAKVIPTMVSRGLAEGLDLDEAVRSAVSQFEGSVAIGISTTAEPGDLHLALRGSGQGVFVGLAEDAFVIASEPYGVVEDASLYLRMDGETPSDPDNPTGSQGQIIRIRGAMAGNRNGLSRMSYDGTELPVDEVEWKTPEVTTRDIDRGDAPHFLLKEISESPGSFAKTLRGRLIETDGTLSVRLPDETMNDAVAARLRSGSIRRVEVIGQGTAAVAGQAVASAFEWMLEGMNIPVRAITATELSGFQLADDMSDVLVVAISQSGTTTDTNRTVDLLHGRGAIVLAIVNRRGSDLVDKSDGVLYTSDGRDVEMSVASTKAFYAQIAAGFLLAEGVSQLMGAGSSDGTKATGRTAAERQSVLAGLRALPAAMTATLAKRPEIAAAADRHAPSRRYWAMVGNGANAVAARELRIKLSELCYKSIACDITEDKKHIDLSSEPLILVCAAGLVGSNADDVAKEVAIFRAHKAAPIVIATDGENRFNGALDVIFVPETHPLLAFVLSTVVGHLFGYEAALAIDASARPLREARGIIEGFVGATGEEWFNQFANDLEPKAASFFTLLRDGRYNGQLEASTATRVATLLRFAGQAYPLEAYQLEFGKVGTPGVVVEDLAAALTKGIEELTRPVDAIKHQAKTVTVGISRADESLLQSDLIQGVLATGCPRDRLSYRTLRSLAALDPAIDEVTGYTRYRIEGDPDDSAQIFVADKGGLAANLSSRVADDPSLRGTKHRVAADRELIVTVGSDGRTVLIVPEVKDGETTGLTLCHLKVNEGLDAGTARSVLQGYHKRYRQLVDVVTETQPTFREDLLGSVPTVELLTAPISTVAARWATN
- the glmM gene encoding phosphoglucosamine mutase, with the translated sequence MVLPSFGTDGVRGVANTDLTPEVALALGRAAAGVLGGDTFVIGRDPRRSGPMLEAALAAGLAASGASVELLGVVPTPTVAWVCAERQLPGAMISASHNPFADNGIKLFAAGGIKLSDAAEADIQARFHAILTDGANTTAAPTGAGVGEITSHDPCDDWVHSVVESLGGRKLDGARVVLDGANGAASIVGPMVFEELGAHVTVIGNEPDGLNINLERGSTSPAALQAAVVEHSADMGLAFDGDADRLIAVDHTGAIVDGDHILAILANDWAASGRLRHNTLVVTVMSNLGLHLAMREAGIEVRQTGVGDRYVLAELDAGNFSLGGEQSGHVICRDLATTGDGVLAAAQLADAVVRSGSSLAELASNAMSTVPQVLKNVRLPARDPELLAKLSPHIEAAEAELGTQGRVLVRASGTEPLIRVMVEHLDAATAERICAQLVQTTQSFVTGG
- the rpsI gene encoding 30S ribosomal protein S9; amino-acid sequence: MASLIQTTGRRKQAVARVRVSAGSGTITANGRAFDDYFPSAVHRRLITEPLRVTETEEAYDIDVTLDGGGLSGQAGAFRLGIARALISLDPECRTAVKAEGLLTRDPRKKESKKYGLKKARKAPQYSKR
- the rplM gene encoding 50S ribosomal protein L13, with product MKTYSPKKSEIDRQWFVVDAEGMTLGRMATEVARILRGKHKPTFAPHMDMGDHVIVVNASKIVLTSDKASKKQVHRHSGYPGGLTSLSYAESLGKRPADTVRKSITGMLPKNRLGSQMATKLKVYAGPEHPHGAQSPTVLEIPGARREVK
- the truA gene encoding tRNA pseudouridine(38-40) synthase TruA, translating into METLSLFPETSGPQGPLVRVALLIAYHGGRFRGLAPNAGVRTVVGEIADTLRPFLGYHPDIVMSGRTDAGVHAWGQVLSLDVPEAKADPERITRVINVGLQPEVVCRDARLVSDDFSARFSATGRSYRFYVLNTEHPSPFHADTMWWVPEPLNVASMRLACDPIIGEHDFASFCRRPKSDDGTEVSLVRRVTRAHWTDLGDGVLRFEIDGSAFCHQMVRSIVGFHVAVGKGRRSAGELLGVLAARDRNAAVSPAPPHGLTLWSVVYPDDPFARS
- the rplQ gene encoding 50S ribosomal protein L17 — protein: MQGRPRKARRFGGSAQHQKLMMANLVASLVAAEGIVTTEAKAKAMRPIAERIITKSKKGGLHNYRQVLSYLGDVEMTTKLFDDVGPRYADRPGGYTRILKIGQRAGDNAPMARIELV
- a CDS encoding DNA-directed RNA polymerase subunit alpha, whose translation is MLIIQRPTVEQLDDGESNTGRFAIGPLEPGFGHTLGNSLRRTLLSSVPGAAITSVRFDDALHEFDTLPGVVEDVTDIILNLKDIVVTSTSDEPATLRLDARGPGDVTAADIACPPEVELLNGDIHLAKLDGKGRIAIDLVVERGRGWIGSDRATNNTVIGVIPIDAIFSPIRRVSITVEPTRVEQSTNYDRLILEIETDGAISPRESLASAGATLRSLVQLVEEMSDEPEGLTLGEAPAAASGSPDLDLPIEDLDLSERPRNCLKRAQVNSIGELLTKTEDDLLAITNFGQKSLDEVIAKLDERGLSLRGSRS
- the rpsD gene encoding 30S ribosomal protein S4; translated protein: MSRYTGPRARISRRLGTNIFDTRGEAQALEKRPYPPGVHGRTRRRGNNNTEYLFQLQEKQKARFAYGLTERQFRKIYDEAQRRPGVTGENMLRFLELRLDNVVYRAGLCSTRAQARQFVSHGHIKVNGKRVNIPSYRVRKGDVVEFKEKTRENAVIQWNRDVLDRTPPAWLDRAADGTSVTVYSEPLREQIDVPLREQLIVELYSK
- the rpsK gene encoding 30S ribosomal protein S11 — protein: MAKPSSGGRRPRKKERKNVSHGVAHIKSSFNNTIVAITDQDGNVLSWASAGNVGFKGSRKSTPYAAQMAAEAAARRAMEHGVRKVDVQVKGPGSGRETAIRSIQNSGIEVTGIKDVTPVPHNGCRPPKRRRV
- the rpsM gene encoding 30S ribosomal protein S13, with protein sequence MARIAGVDIPRDKQVGISLTYIFGVGRTTASEVLDRTGVDATTRVKDLTEAEVMAIRADIDANVKTEGDLRRGVSQDIKRKMEIGSHQGIRHRKGLPVRGQRTQTNARTRKGPKRTVAGKKKAK
- the rpmJ gene encoding 50S ribosomal protein L36, which codes for MKVRPSVKKMCENCKVIRRRGRVMVICENPRHKQRQG
- the infA gene encoding translation initiation factor IF-1, which translates into the protein MPKSKEDAIVLEGTIVESLPNAMFRVELENGLTVLGHISGKMRRHYIRILPGDRVQVELTPYDLTRGRITYRYK
- a CDS encoding response regulator transcription factor — protein: MTPVVARMGAQVWTPRLLVVEDEPTIAEAVVLRLVSEGFDVECVHDGRVAVERCAEVEFALIVLDLGLPGLDGIEVCRRIQAERPTPVVMLTARDDEMDLLVGLGVGADDYITKPFSPRELVARVRAVLRRVETAQAAAVAALTDPVHSPVLSIGRVTLDPARRLALVDTDPVHLTPTEFDLVHRLAQDHGRVFTREELLFAVWGYRDGSGARTVDSHVRSVRRKLGDDAIRTVHGVGYGMGTAQGAALRTTQGEALRTTEGEALRTTEGEALRTTEGEALRTTESDDRR